One genomic segment of Paenibacillus sp. FSL H8-0332 includes these proteins:
- the nadA gene encoding quinolinate synthase NadA, translated as MEALALERKQEQNRELRVRLEQLKKERNAIILAHYYQRDEIQEVADFRGDSFLLAQKAAETEADVIVFCGVHFMGESAKILAPNKTVLIPDERAGCPMADMVNVDGLRKLKAQHPNAKVVTYINSSAEIKAETDICCTSANAVKVIESLDAEEIIWVPDKNLGQYVQDQTGKKLIIWEGYCNTHDMLTVKDVMEMRAKYPEAEFVVHPECRPEVVAMGDYVGSTTSILEYCRKSDRRQFIVGTEDGTGYQLRLDSPDKEFHFATKFLVCPNMKVNNLKKLVKCLETMKPQIYVPPAVADKARTSLERMLQVR; from the coding sequence GTGGAAGCTCTGGCGCTTGAGCGCAAGCAGGAACAGAATCGTGAACTTCGTGTGCGCCTCGAACAGCTCAAGAAGGAACGGAACGCTATTATTCTGGCTCATTATTATCAGCGTGATGAAATTCAGGAAGTCGCGGATTTCCGGGGAGACTCTTTTTTGCTGGCCCAAAAGGCAGCGGAGACAGAGGCAGATGTAATCGTGTTCTGTGGCGTTCATTTCATGGGAGAAAGCGCCAAGATTCTGGCGCCGAACAAGACGGTTCTGATTCCCGATGAACGTGCCGGTTGCCCGATGGCTGACATGGTCAATGTGGATGGGCTGCGCAAGCTGAAGGCTCAGCATCCGAATGCGAAGGTAGTAACCTATATCAATTCTTCGGCAGAAATCAAGGCGGAGACGGATATATGCTGCACCTCGGCGAATGCAGTGAAGGTGATCGAATCGCTTGATGCCGAAGAAATCATCTGGGTACCCGATAAGAATCTGGGTCAATATGTCCAGGATCAGACCGGCAAGAAGCTGATTATCTGGGAAGGCTATTGCAATACTCATGACATGCTTACCGTCAAGGATGTAATGGAGATGAGAGCCAAATACCCGGAAGCCGAATTTGTGGTACATCCCGAATGCCGCCCGGAAGTCGTGGCGATGGGGGATTATGTAGGCAGCACTACCTCCATTCTGGAATATTGCCGGAAATCGGACCGCCGGCAGTTTATTGTGGGTACTGAGGATGGAACCGGGTATCAGCTGCGGCTGGACAGCCCGGATAAGGAGTTTCATTTTGCCACCAAATTCCTGGTGTGTCCTAATATGAAGGTTAATAATTTGAAGAAGCTGGTCAAATGCCTGGAGACAATGAAGCCGCAGATCTATGTACCG
- the ftsH gene encoding ATP-dependent zinc metalloprotease FtsH, which yields MNRFIRNSGFYLILFLVVVGIVQFVSNGNESADLPRYDELRQEISNNNVKSMTVQFEGNAFLVTGEYRELPPEAKSKNFSTYVPPTDQALTELVDASQKNGIELSQKKMQGDSIWLTFLSSMIPLVIMFILFFFLFNNAQGGGGKVMNFGKSKARLYNEEKKKISFEDVAGADEEKQELVEVVEFLKDPRKFAAVGARIPKGVLLVGPPGTGKTLLARAVAGEAGVPFFSISGSDFVEMFVGVGASRVRDLFENAKKNAPCIIFIDEIDAVGRQRGAGLGGGHDEREQTLNQLLVEMDGFGGNEGIIIVAATNRADILDPALLRPGRFDRQITVDRPDVKGREAVLKVHSRNKPLTKDVRLDVIAKRTTGFTGADLENLLNEAALLAARRNRKDITMREVDEAIDRVIVGTEKRSRVISDREKRIVAYHEAGHTIAGYFLEHADVVHKVTIIPRGRAGGYVIMLPKEDRMIVTKQELLDKVTGLLGGRVAEELFIGEIGTGAYSDFQQATRIVRAMIMEYGMSDKLGPLQFGATQGQVFLGRDIGHEQNYSDSIAYEIDQEMQNLIRSSYERCRELLTKHSKEMHLIANTLLEKETLELDQISQLIEQGFLSEDGKPEEGDAITNEAGEPIIDSIGDVRVRIQGKNDDESPLDLSKDIPNKPDPEEGNGPDDGNKGGGSLV from the coding sequence ATGAATCGGTTCATCCGGAATTCTGGTTTTTATTTGATTTTATTTTTAGTCGTGGTGGGCATAGTCCAGTTTGTAAGCAATGGAAATGAATCCGCCGATCTCCCTAGATATGACGAGTTGCGGCAGGAGATCTCGAACAATAATGTGAAGAGCATGACGGTTCAGTTTGAGGGGAATGCATTTCTGGTTACTGGCGAATATAGAGAGCTGCCACCCGAAGCTAAATCGAAGAATTTCTCCACTTATGTTCCTCCTACAGACCAAGCCCTTACTGAACTTGTGGATGCCAGCCAGAAAAATGGCATAGAACTTAGCCAGAAGAAAATGCAAGGGGACAGCATCTGGCTGACATTCCTTTCTTCCATGATTCCACTGGTTATCATGTTCATTCTGTTCTTCTTCCTGTTCAATAATGCACAGGGCGGCGGCGGCAAGGTGATGAACTTCGGCAAGAGCAAGGCCCGGTTATATAATGAAGAGAAGAAGAAGATCAGCTTCGAGGATGTTGCAGGGGCTGACGAAGAGAAGCAAGAGCTTGTGGAGGTTGTTGAATTCCTCAAGGACCCCCGCAAATTCGCAGCGGTGGGTGCCCGGATTCCGAAAGGGGTACTTCTTGTAGGTCCTCCGGGAACAGGTAAAACCTTGCTGGCCCGTGCAGTTGCAGGGGAAGCAGGAGTTCCGTTCTTCAGCATCTCCGGTTCCGACTTCGTGGAAATGTTCGTCGGTGTCGGCGCATCCCGCGTACGTGACTTGTTCGAGAACGCGAAGAAGAACGCACCTTGTATTATCTTTATCGATGAGATCGATGCTGTGGGACGTCAGCGCGGCGCTGGACTTGGCGGCGGACATGACGAACGGGAACAGACCCTTAACCAATTGCTCGTTGAAATGGACGGCTTCGGCGGCAACGAAGGCATTATCATTGTCGCGGCTACCAACCGTGCAGACATCCTTGACCCGGCGCTGCTCCGTCCGGGCCGTTTCGACCGTCAGATTACGGTTGACCGCCCAGATGTGAAGGGCCGTGAAGCTGTACTGAAGGTTCACTCCCGCAACAAACCGCTGACCAAGGATGTAAGACTTGACGTTATCGCCAAGCGTACAACCGGCTTCACTGGTGCGGATCTGGAGAACCTGCTGAACGAAGCGGCATTGCTTGCTGCACGCCGTAACCGCAAGGACATTACGATGCGTGAAGTGGATGAAGCGATTGACCGTGTCATTGTCGGTACCGAGAAGCGCAGCCGCGTCATCAGTGACCGCGAGAAACGAATTGTCGCATATCACGAAGCAGGCCATACCATTGCCGGCTACTTCCTGGAGCATGCTGATGTGGTTCACAAGGTTACCATTATCCCGCGTGGCCGTGCCGGCGGATATGTCATTATGCTTCCTAAGGAAGACCGGATGATCGTTACCAAGCAGGAACTCTTGGATAAGGTTACCGGATTGCTTGGAGGACGTGTTGCAGAAGAATTATTCATTGGTGAAATCGGCACAGGCGCTTATAGTGACTTCCAGCAGGCTACGCGCATTGTGCGTGCGATGATTATGGAATATGGCATGAGTGATAAGCTTGGGCCCTTGCAGTTCGGCGCAACCCAAGGCCAAGTCTTCCTTGGCCGAGATATCGGGCATGAACAGAATTACAGCGACTCCATTGCTTATGAGATTGATCAGGAGATGCAGAACCTTATCCGCAGCAGCTATGAGCGCTGCAGAGAGCTGCTGACCAAGCATTCCAAAGAAATGCACCTGATTGCCAACACCCTGCTTGAGAAGGAAACGCTGGAACTTGATCAGATCTCACAATTGATTGAGCAAGGTTTCCTGAGTGAGGATGGCAAGCCAGAAGAAGGCGACGCCATTACCAATGAAGCGGGCGAGCCGATTATCGATTCCATCGGTGATGTGCGTGTCCGGATTCAAGGTAAGAATGACGATGAATCCCCATTAGACCTGTCCAAGGATATTCCGAACAAGCCGGACCCTGAAGAGGGAAACGGACCGGATGACGGGAATAAGGGCGGCGGAAGTCTGGTATAA
- the tilS gene encoding tRNA lysidine(34) synthetase TilS, with protein sequence MEHRKELVESVIEAAAEYELWAPHDTIVVAVSGGPDSVALLRVLHDISLTRMPLSLICAHVNHGFRAESAEEAELVRALAASLRIPFELGEFDIPSIIKESGLGPEGAAREKRYQFLIATAHRYHARSVALAHHADDQAETVLMRLLRGSGPSGLAGMRWKRTEKKVELIRPFLRINKTALVGFCQEEGLAYAEDATNLLTKYKRNAVRLEVLPMLEQHNPRVRQSLLQLAEIASAEDEYMEANAAKCFDELVFTEHGKYTLKRADFAAIPSALQRRLIKLILNYLSADSSFMDYPKIEAVRRGTLQEYPTVWTLDMGGGYVCVRQYDTIVFSSKPLIRQVSYTYRLSLTHPRIKLREIGKVMTMKVLAREVFSAQEEDYGKNSAWFDGGDLVLPLTIRSRLPGDTIRVMGLNGSKKVKDIYIDDKIPSSERPAIPLVCDALGNIVWIPGVRRSMHAAVGRHTVSVLLLSLEDMEQGEES encoded by the coding sequence ATGGAGCACAGGAAAGAACTGGTGGAATCCGTAATAGAAGCTGCGGCTGAATATGAGCTGTGGGCGCCCCATGACACCATTGTAGTCGCAGTTTCCGGAGGGCCGGACTCTGTGGCTCTTTTGCGTGTTCTGCATGACATATCCCTGACCCGGATGCCGCTGTCTCTGATATGCGCCCATGTCAATCACGGCTTCAGAGCGGAATCAGCAGAGGAAGCGGAGCTGGTCCGGGCCTTGGCGGCAAGCCTGCGAATCCCCTTCGAGCTGGGCGAATTCGATATTCCGTCCATCATCAAGGAGAGCGGGCTCGGCCCGGAAGGGGCTGCACGGGAGAAGCGTTACCAGTTCCTGATCGCTACCGCACACCGTTACCACGCGCGCTCTGTTGCGCTGGCCCATCATGCAGACGATCAGGCCGAGACGGTGCTTATGCGGCTGTTGCGGGGGAGCGGGCCTTCGGGACTTGCAGGCATGCGCTGGAAACGGACTGAAAAAAAGGTGGAACTCATCCGCCCCTTCCTGCGTATTAACAAAACGGCTCTTGTCGGCTTTTGCCAGGAGGAGGGTCTTGCTTATGCGGAGGATGCAACCAATCTCCTGACGAAGTACAAGCGCAATGCAGTCAGGCTGGAGGTGCTGCCTATGCTGGAGCAGCATAATCCGAGAGTGAGACAATCGCTTCTGCAGCTGGCTGAAATTGCCTCGGCGGAAGATGAATATATGGAGGCGAATGCGGCAAAATGCTTTGATGAGCTGGTTTTCACCGAGCATGGAAAATACACCTTGAAGAGAGCTGACTTTGCAGCCATACCCTCCGCTTTACAACGGCGTTTGATTAAACTAATATTAAATTATCTGTCGGCGGATTCATCATTCATGGATTACCCCAAGATTGAAGCAGTACGCCGGGGAACGCTGCAGGAATACCCTACCGTCTGGACGCTGGATATGGGTGGGGGTTATGTCTGTGTGCGGCAATATGATACCATTGTGTTCTCGTCCAAGCCCTTGATCCGGCAGGTAAGCTATACATACCGGCTGTCTTTGACTCATCCCCGGATTAAGCTGAGGGAGATAGGAAAGGTTATGACGATGAAGGTGCTTGCGAGAGAGGTTTTTTCTGCACAGGAGGAGGATTACGGGAAGAACTCGGCTTGGTTTGACGGGGGCGATCTTGTCCTGCCGCTTACCATTCGTTCCCGATTGCCTGGAGATACCATAAGGGTTATGGGATTAAACGGAAGCAAAAAGGTAAAAGATATTTACATTGATGATAAAATACCTTCTTCCGAACGTCCTGCAATTCCCCTTGTTTGTGATGCGCTGGGCAATATCGTCTGGATTCCGGGCGTAAGACGCTCGATGCATGCCGCAGTTGGGCGGCACACGGTCTCGGTTCTGCTCCTGAGCCTCGAAGATATGGAACAGGGTGAAGAATCGTAA
- a CDS encoding VWA domain-containing protein, producing the protein MKQILLITDGCSNVGESPVLAAAHARQEGITVNVVGVVDYGTIGELGSREIADIAKSGGGISRIVGTPQLAQTIQMMTRKTVVQTIQQAVNKEVQKILGDGSLAELPPQQRSQVVTVVDELTETSPLRIALLIDASASMKPKLGAVEDAIRDLALSLEAREGSSEIAVFHFPGRSSSEDAMLDMDWTRNVSEVRSLFSRLKMRGATPTGPAIFKVLEYYRYDKLEEHRDYLPGEDDGAREGMIGGYVV; encoded by the coding sequence ATGAAGCAAATTCTGCTGATCACGGACGGTTGTTCAAATGTGGGGGAGAGCCCGGTGCTGGCGGCAGCACATGCCCGTCAGGAGGGCATCACGGTCAACGTGGTAGGGGTCGTGGATTATGGAACCATCGGTGAGCTGGGCAGCCGGGAGATTGCCGACATTGCCAAGTCCGGGGGCGGGATCAGCCGGATCGTGGGGACCCCGCAGCTGGCCCAGACCATCCAGATGATGACACGCAAGACAGTGGTTCAGACCATTCAGCAGGCAGTGAATAAAGAGGTGCAAAAAATTCTCGGCGACGGCTCGCTGGCGGAGCTGCCTCCGCAGCAGCGTTCACAGGTAGTAACCGTGGTCGATGAGCTGACGGAGACCTCGCCGCTGCGCATAGCGCTATTAATTGACGCAAGCGCCAGCATGAAGCCGAAGCTTGGCGCGGTGGAGGACGCCATCCGTGATCTGGCGCTCAGTCTGGAGGCCCGGGAAGGGAGCAGCGAGATTGCCGTGTTCCATTTCCCCGGGCGCTCCAGCAGTGAGGATGCCATGCTGGATATGGACTGGACGCGGAATGTATCCGAGGTCCGCTCCCTCTTTTCCAGACTGAAGATGCGGGGGGCTACGCCGACCGGACCGGCTATTTTCAAGGTGCTGGAATATTATCGTTATGATAAACTGGAGGAACATCGTGATTATCTTCCAGGGGAAGATGACGGGGCAAGAGAAGGGATGATTGGTGGGTATGTCGTCTAA
- the spoIIE gene encoding stage II sporulation protein E, translating to MSKSNVVNLPEWTRAGSKDKNQKEALGTRLKAWGTKLPVLQFIAVKKWVLLLSLMGFLLGRAMILDELTPFAAAYFAVIVFMRRDSMLPVAAAIVLGSLFTPFPGAIVVAAELIIFYLIYKGLENFQRVDLSYAPLMVFVATFMVGLFQVVIGPSLTWYPLMMAAIDAILGFVLTLVFLQALPLFTYKQKSRALRNEEVLCLIILLASVMTGLVGWTINGLSLEHILSRFLILIFALAGGAPLGAAVGVVTGLILSLADIGAIYQMSLLAFAGMLAGMMQSGRKGAVSIGMLLGSTILSVYFMGPGDVMNSTWETCAAVVLFLLTPKGMITAIAKYVPGTADHSRTQHEYARRVRDITADRVTQFSQVFQQLSSSFGQIPRAAEAGKSDREMEDFMNTVTEGACAGCIRRTHCWDAKFYQTYRYMTDMMTTVEECPDITAAQLPPEWSRICGRTGEVLEVMKGQYELYQHDMRWKRQIYDSRQFVAEQLSGVSQVMEDLAKEIKREGQAMYRQESQIREALEKLGLSIHSIEILSLDPGRVEIEVVHAYTRGFDECRKMIAPLLSDILEENIAVVSETAVHPREGLSMVTFGSAKAYEINTGVAAAGMGGDMLSGDSFSTVELGNGTFAVSISDGMGNGERARMESSAALSMLEKLLQSGMDEKLAVKSVNSILLLRSPDEFYATVDMALIDQYSAQTIFMKIASAPSFIRRGSEVIPVTASNLPIGIIKDIEVDLVTMQLRPGDILIMMTDGIYDAPGYAVNKEIWIKRLIQELEGDDPQDMADELLDKVIRYQGNEVHDDMTIVISRVDHYHPEWSSLHMPGVGRMERPRTVS from the coding sequence ATGAGTAAAAGCAATGTGGTGAATTTGCCGGAGTGGACAAGAGCAGGAAGCAAAGACAAGAATCAGAAAGAAGCCTTAGGAACGCGCTTGAAGGCGTGGGGCACCAAGCTGCCGGTTCTCCAGTTCATCGCGGTCAAGAAGTGGGTGCTGCTGCTGAGCCTAATGGGCTTTTTACTGGGACGGGCTATGATCCTGGATGAGCTTACCCCGTTTGCTGCTGCTTATTTCGCCGTCATTGTATTTATGCGCAGGGATTCCATGCTCCCTGTGGCCGCAGCCATCGTGCTCGGCAGTCTCTTCACACCGTTTCCGGGTGCCATCGTGGTTGCTGCGGAGCTGATTATTTTTTACCTGATCTATAAAGGGCTGGAGAATTTCCAGCGGGTGGATCTGTCTTATGCCCCATTGATGGTGTTCGTGGCAACTTTTATGGTGGGATTGTTCCAGGTCGTCATCGGTCCTTCGCTCACGTGGTATCCGCTGATGATGGCGGCCATTGATGCCATACTCGGTTTCGTGCTGACACTGGTATTCCTGCAGGCGCTTCCTTTATTCACCTATAAGCAGAAAAGCAGGGCACTCCGCAATGAGGAGGTACTCTGTCTGATCATCCTTCTGGCTTCCGTAATGACCGGCCTTGTTGGCTGGACCATTAACGGTCTATCGCTGGAGCATATCTTATCGCGGTTTCTGATTCTGATCTTTGCCCTGGCCGGGGGGGCGCCGCTTGGCGCAGCAGTTGGCGTAGTGACGGGGCTGATTCTCAGTCTGGCCGATATCGGAGCCATCTATCAAATGAGCCTGCTGGCCTTTGCCGGGATGCTGGCAGGCATGATGCAGTCCGGACGCAAAGGGGCGGTCTCGATCGGGATGCTGCTGGGATCAACGATTCTATCTGTCTATTTCATGGGACCGGGCGATGTCATGAATTCTACCTGGGAGACCTGCGCAGCCGTAGTGCTGTTTCTTCTAACACCTAAGGGGATGATTACTGCCATTGCCAAATATGTACCAGGTACGGCCGATCACAGCCGTACCCAACATGAATATGCCCGGAGGGTCAGGGATATTACAGCAGACCGGGTGACCCAGTTCTCGCAGGTATTCCAGCAGCTCTCCAGCAGCTTCGGGCAGATTCCCCGGGCCGCAGAGGCGGGCAAAAGTGACCGTGAGATGGAGGACTTCATGAATACGGTAACAGAGGGAGCCTGCGCCGGGTGCATCCGGCGGACTCACTGCTGGGATGCCAAGTTCTATCAGACCTACAGGTATATGACGGACATGATGACCACGGTCGAGGAGTGCCCGGATATTACCGCTGCCCAGCTGCCGCCGGAGTGGAGCCGGATCTGCGGCAGGACGGGGGAGGTTCTTGAGGTCATGAAGGGCCAATATGAGCTATACCAGCATGATATGCGCTGGAAGCGGCAAATATACGACAGCCGCCAATTTGTGGCCGAGCAATTATCCGGCGTCTCGCAGGTGATGGAGGATCTGGCGAAGGAAATTAAGCGGGAAGGGCAGGCGATGTACCGGCAGGAGAGCCAGATCCGGGAGGCGCTGGAGAAGCTGGGCTTATCCATTCACAGCATTGAGATTCTGAGCCTCGATCCCGGCCGGGTGGAGATTGAGGTCGTGCATGCCTACACCCGGGGCTTCGATGAATGCCGCAAAATGATCGCTCCGCTGCTCTCCGATATTCTGGAAGAGAACATCGCGGTTGTGAGTGAGACCGCCGTCCATCCCCGCGAGGGCTTGTCGATGGTGACGTTTGGTTCGGCCAAGGCTTATGAGATTAATACCGGCGTAGCCGCGGCGGGGATGGGAGGCGACATGCTGTCCGGCGACAGCTTCAGCACGGTGGAGCTAGGCAATGGCACCTTTGCCGTATCCATCAGTGATGGAATGGGCAATGGGGAGCGGGCCCGGATGGAGAGCAGCGCTGCCTTGTCCATGCTGGAGAAGCTGCTGCAATCGGGCATGGATGAGAAGCTGGCGGTGAAATCCGTGAATTCGATTCTGCTGCTGCGCTCCCCGGATGAATTCTACGCTACAGTGGACATGGCGCTGATCGACCAGTATTCGGCGCAGACGATCTTTATGAAGATTGCCTCCGCACCGAGCTTCATCCGGCGGGGCAGCGAAGTGATTCCCGTGACGGCCAGCAATCTGCCGATTGGAATCATCAAAGATATTGAGGTGGACCTGGTCACCATGCAGCTGCGTCCCGGCGATATCCTGATTATGATGACCGATGGTATTTATGATGCGCCGGGATATGCCGTTAATAAGGAGATATGGATCAAACGCCTGATCCAGGAGCTGGAGGGCGATGACCCTCAGGATATGGCAGACGAACTGCTGGACAAGGTAATCCGCTATCAGGGGAATGAGGTCCATGATGATATGACCATTGTGATCAGCCGTGTGGATCATTACCACCCGGAATGGTCCAGCTTGCATATGCCTGGCGTCGGCCGGATGGAGCGCCCGCGTACGGTTAGCTAA
- a CDS encoding serine/threonine protein kinase, translating to MGMSSNPSYPAGTVITGKWRGNRYVVERVLGKGANGTVYLVQREGRRERYALKIGYDTLELQSEINVLTSLQSCRKRSEHRARKESPLSSYLLESDDFKDREHTPFYVMRYVEGRPLHHFLSRNGASWLGLVGMTILEKLQTLHECGFVFGDLKPENVMVSSYGEAELIDYGGASPIGRSVKQFTEWHDRGFWNAGSRTGDENYDLFAFAVLCLRLLNEEGLKSAAQQLPQTRSVEELLKLARELPDKKLSSWLCLALKGGFPGSAQATEIWRSHIYRGRKTGHETMATPRWLKNAFGLSLFLLAFTLYWVFRF from the coding sequence GTGGGTATGTCGTCTAATCCATCCTATCCGGCAGGCACAGTAATTACCGGCAAATGGCGGGGGAACCGCTATGTTGTCGAACGTGTGCTGGGGAAAGGGGCAAACGGAACCGTATATCTGGTGCAGCGGGAAGGCCGGCGGGAGCGGTATGCGCTTAAGATCGGATACGATACGCTGGAGCTGCAGTCTGAGATTAACGTGCTGACCTCCCTGCAGTCCTGCCGCAAGCGCAGCGAGCATCGGGCCCGCAAGGAATCGCCGTTGTCCTCTTACCTGCTTGAATCCGATGATTTCAAGGACCGGGAGCATACGCCCTTTTATGTGATGCGTTATGTGGAAGGAAGGCCGCTGCACCATTTCCTGTCCAGGAACGGTGCTTCCTGGCTGGGGCTGGTCGGAATGACAATTCTGGAGAAGCTGCAGACGCTGCATGAGTGCGGCTTCGTGTTCGGGGATCTGAAGCCGGAGAATGTCATGGTATCCAGCTACGGGGAAGCCGAGCTGATTGATTACGGAGGGGCAAGCCCCATCGGCCGCAGCGTGAAGCAGTTCACCGAATGGCATGACCGTGGATTCTGGAATGCCGGCAGCCGGACGGGCGACGAGAACTATGATTTGTTTGCTTTTGCCGTCCTGTGTCTGCGGCTGCTTAATGAAGAAGGGTTGAAGTCCGCCGCCCAGCAGCTGCCGCAGACAAGGAGCGTAGAGGAACTGCTGAAGCTGGCCAGAGAGCTGCCGGATAAGAAGCTGTCTTCCTGGCTGTGCCTCGCGCTCAAAGGCGGTTTCCCCGGTTCCGCGCAGGCTACGGAGATCTGGAGAAGCCACATTTACAGAGGACGGAAGACTGGTCATGAGACGATGGCGACCCCACGCTGGCTCAAAAATGCATTTGGTCTGTCTTTATTTCTGCTGGCGTTCACGCTTTACTGGGTTTTCCGTTTCTGA
- the hpt gene encoding hypoxanthine phosphoribosyltransferase, with translation MQNDIQEILISEEEIQQRIRELGAQLSKEYADRTPLVICVLKGAFIFMADLVKVITVPVEMDFMAVSSYGGTTKSSGVVKIIKDLDTSVEGRDVLIVEDIIDSGLTLSYLIDMLQGRNAASVNVVTLFDKPSGRAVNLEAQYTGFVIPDAFLVGYGLDYAELYRNLPYVGVLKPEIYTK, from the coding sequence TTGCAGAATGATATTCAAGAAATCTTGATCAGCGAAGAAGAAATTCAACAGAGAATCAGGGAGCTTGGCGCCCAGCTGAGCAAGGAATATGCAGACCGCACACCTTTAGTGATTTGTGTACTCAAAGGTGCGTTTATTTTTATGGCGGATCTGGTTAAAGTGATTACAGTACCCGTTGAAATGGACTTCATGGCGGTATCCAGCTATGGCGGTACAACCAAATCATCCGGCGTAGTCAAAATCATTAAGGATTTGGACACATCGGTTGAAGGCCGTGATGTTCTGATTGTCGAGGATATTATCGACAGTGGCCTTACACTCAGCTATCTGATTGACATGCTGCAGGGGCGCAATGCCGCTTCTGTCAATGTAGTCACTCTGTTCGACAAGCCCTCGGGCCGCGCAGTTAATCTTGAAGCCCAGTATACCGGCTTTGTGATTCCTGATGCATTCCTCGTAGGCTATGGACTGGACTATGCCGAGCTGTACCGGAACCTCCCTTACGTCGGTGTACTGAAGCCTGAGATTTATACCAAATGA